The proteins below are encoded in one region of Stieleria sp. JC731:
- a CDS encoding lysophospholipid acyltransferase family protein, translated as MTLTSHVIVLLAKLFSGFTVRWVDCQPDTCQRIYFANHTSHLDAVVLWSALPREIRAVTRPVAAKDYWSRGWIKPHMAASFNALLIDRKEIKVHRSPIDVMLEEMGDIYSLIVFPEGGRSSGEEMGQFKSGLYYMGKKRPDLELVPVYIDNVNRILPRGEVLPVPLLSCITIGAPIFLETGEPKHAFLKRARQAVANLKEH; from the coding sequence ATGACATTGACGAGTCATGTAATCGTTCTGCTTGCGAAACTCTTTAGTGGTTTCACGGTCCGTTGGGTAGATTGCCAACCGGACACGTGCCAGCGCATTTATTTCGCCAATCACACCAGTCATTTGGATGCCGTGGTGTTGTGGTCGGCGCTGCCCCGAGAGATACGTGCAGTAACCCGCCCGGTCGCGGCCAAAGATTACTGGAGCCGCGGTTGGATCAAGCCCCATATGGCGGCCAGCTTCAATGCGCTGTTGATCGATCGCAAAGAGATCAAAGTTCACCGCAGCCCGATCGATGTGATGCTCGAAGAGATGGGCGATATCTATTCGCTTATCGTGTTCCCCGAAGGCGGCCGAAGCTCGGGTGAAGAAATGGGGCAGTTCAAAAGCGGCCTGTACTACATGGGCAAGAAACGCCCTGACCTTGAACTGGTTCCGGTCTATATCGACAACGTTAATCGCATCCTACCGCGTGGCGAAGTGCTGCCCGTACCGCTGCTTAGCTGCATCACGATCGGAGCCCCAATCTTTTTAGAAACGGGCGAACCGAAACATGCGTTCCTAAAACGGGCTCGCCAAGCGGTTGCCAATTTGAAAGAGCACTGA
- a CDS encoding glycosyltransferase: MPVGGAETLLVNMLRRMDPALVRPEVICLKEPGPLGEQIADEFPVHSHLIGGKWDAMVIARLAKKMRRADAVITVGAGDKMFWGRLAAFVAGVPVIASALHSTGWPDGVGKLNRMLTPITDAFIAVADSHGKFLHEFERFPESKVHVIRNGVDCDRFRPSTEARIALRDELGLPPETPLAGIVAALRSEKNHRLLVRSASQLRERHPDLHWVIVGDGPERESIETEANDLGIRDRIHLLGTRHDTPQLVAALDVFTLCSLNEASPVSILEALACEVPVAATDVGSVSESIIPDQTGLLFESEDVEGMVASVDRLISNRTESQAMGRAGRQLVLRTGSLQSMVGGYQDLITSLYDRVSQPERQAAAVIGSQPSSIPSEHHAT; the protein is encoded by the coding sequence ATGCCGGTCGGTGGTGCGGAAACTCTATTGGTCAACATGCTGCGGCGAATGGATCCGGCATTGGTTCGCCCCGAAGTCATTTGCTTAAAAGAACCGGGACCGCTTGGTGAGCAAATCGCTGACGAGTTTCCCGTCCATAGCCATTTGATTGGCGGAAAGTGGGACGCCATGGTTATCGCCCGTTTGGCCAAGAAGATGCGTCGTGCTGACGCCGTCATCACGGTCGGTGCGGGTGATAAGATGTTCTGGGGACGGCTGGCCGCCTTCGTTGCCGGTGTCCCCGTCATCGCGTCGGCGCTTCACAGTACCGGATGGCCGGACGGCGTTGGCAAACTGAACCGCATGCTAACCCCCATCACGGATGCCTTTATCGCCGTCGCGGATTCTCACGGAAAGTTCCTGCACGAATTTGAACGCTTTCCGGAAAGCAAAGTCCACGTGATTCGCAACGGGGTGGATTGCGATCGATTTCGCCCCAGCACGGAAGCACGAATTGCACTTCGTGATGAACTCGGACTCCCCCCCGAAACGCCGTTGGCCGGGATCGTTGCCGCATTGAGGTCGGAAAAGAATCACCGACTGTTGGTTCGATCGGCATCACAACTACGCGAGCGTCACCCGGATCTACATTGGGTCATCGTCGGCGACGGACCCGAACGAGAATCGATCGAAACCGAAGCGAATGATCTCGGAATTCGAGATCGCATTCACTTGCTGGGCACACGCCATGACACACCGCAGCTCGTGGCGGCTTTGGATGTATTCACGCTTTGCTCACTAAATGAAGCCTCGCCGGTTTCTATCCTTGAAGCTCTGGCGTGTGAAGTTCCGGTCGCGGCAACCGATGTCGGCTCAGTCAGTGAGTCCATCATCCCCGATCAGACGGGGCTGCTCTTCGAATCGGAAGATGTAGAAGGCATGGTAGCCTCGGTGGATCGACTGATTTCCAACCGAACCGAAAGTCAAGCGATGGGCCGCGCGGGCCGACAATTGGTTCTGCGAACCGGATCCCTTCAATCGATGGTGGGTGGGTACCAAGATTTGATCACATCCTTGTACGATCGGGTCAGCCAACCGGAGCGACAAGCGGCAGCGGTGATCGGTAGCCAGCCGAGTTCAATTCCGTCTGAACATCACGCGACTTAA
- the kdsA gene encoding 3-deoxy-8-phosphooctulonate synthase has product MESSPVQPVQIGPYLCGDDQPLLLIAGPCVLQNEAITSQIAEVLAKLNESANINVVFKASFDKANRTSATAIRGPGLEEGLAMLETVGKQFDLPTTTDLHLPEQAAPVAQVCDLLQIPAFLARQTDLVVAAASTGKPVNIKKGQFMAPEDMQYVVQKARSSGDGGVMLCERGTFFGYGRLVNDMQSLPTMRSFGVPVVFDATHSVQRPGSGQGSTGGNREMVEPLARAAVAVGIDAVFFETHPNPETSPSDGANMVPLTQFPELVQRLLAIRETIQAFRPIHGTP; this is encoded by the coding sequence ATGGAATCTTCACCCGTCCAACCGGTCCAGATCGGCCCCTACCTGTGTGGCGATGACCAGCCACTGCTGCTGATCGCTGGGCCATGCGTCCTGCAAAACGAGGCGATCACATCGCAAATTGCGGAGGTACTGGCCAAACTAAACGAATCGGCCAACATCAATGTTGTCTTCAAAGCCTCGTTCGACAAAGCAAATCGAACCAGTGCGACAGCAATCCGCGGTCCGGGCCTGGAAGAGGGCCTGGCAATGCTGGAAACCGTCGGCAAGCAGTTCGACCTACCGACGACAACCGACCTTCATCTGCCAGAGCAAGCCGCTCCCGTCGCACAAGTTTGCGATCTATTGCAAATACCGGCGTTCCTGGCGCGTCAAACGGACCTTGTCGTTGCGGCAGCCTCCACCGGCAAACCGGTCAACATTAAAAAGGGCCAATTTATGGCTCCTGAAGACATGCAATATGTTGTCCAGAAGGCGCGTAGCAGCGGTGATGGTGGCGTCATGCTGTGCGAACGAGGCACCTTTTTCGGCTACGGTCGCTTGGTCAACGACATGCAATCACTGCCTACCATGCGGTCCTTTGGCGTTCCGGTTGTCTTCGATGCCACCCATAGCGTGCAGCGACCGGGATCCGGACAAGGAAGCACGGGTGGAAACCGAGAAATGGTTGAACCTTTGGCCCGGGCTGCCGTAGCAGTGGGTATCGACGCAGTCTTTTTTGAAACCCACCCCAATCCGGAAACCTCCCCCAGTGATGGTGCCAACATGGTTCCTCTCACTCAGTTTCCTGAACTGGTTCAGCGACTGCTGGCTATCCGAGAAACGATTCAAGCTTTCCGCCCCATTCATGGCACTCCCTAA
- the hemC gene encoding hydroxymethylbilane synthase — translation MRIATRESPLAMWQAEHVQSLLASYVQTPQIVPMVSSGDVDMRPIDGKRSVGVFTKRIQQALLEDEGDVAVHSMKDLPTEVHPSLVMIASPERENVADSLVSPQAYSLDQLPKGAKVGTGSRRRAAQLLRERPDLDVQPIRGNVQTRLKKMTDGEYDAIVLASAGIERLKMSDLPRVELPLEIMLPAPGQGALAIEVRSDDSSAMEIVSKINLPESNACTLAERTLLSQLHGGCLAPIAALAVIDNQGILRLSARVLSLEGTTCLEYTTEQAIKTDDDSWRSTAIELGKRASATLIDQGARELIEAGR, via the coding sequence TTGCGGATCGCGACACGCGAAAGCCCCTTGGCGATGTGGCAGGCGGAGCACGTTCAATCGCTGCTCGCTTCATATGTCCAGACGCCACAAATCGTCCCCATGGTCAGCAGTGGTGATGTTGACATGCGCCCAATCGACGGGAAACGATCCGTTGGGGTTTTTACGAAGCGAATTCAACAAGCGCTCCTTGAGGATGAGGGTGATGTCGCGGTCCATTCGATGAAGGACTTGCCAACCGAAGTTCATCCTTCGTTGGTAATGATCGCTTCGCCCGAACGCGAGAATGTTGCCGATTCGCTGGTCTCACCCCAAGCGTACTCGTTGGATCAACTGCCCAAGGGGGCAAAGGTTGGAACCGGGAGCCGACGGCGTGCGGCGCAGTTGCTTCGCGAACGACCCGATCTGGATGTCCAGCCAATACGCGGCAACGTGCAAACGCGTTTAAAGAAAATGACAGATGGGGAATACGACGCGATCGTTCTTGCTTCAGCAGGGATCGAGCGTCTGAAAATGTCTGACCTGCCAAGGGTCGAGTTGCCGCTCGAAATCATGTTACCTGCACCTGGCCAGGGTGCATTGGCAATCGAAGTCCGTAGCGATGATTCGTCTGCAATGGAAATCGTATCGAAAATCAATCTGCCAGAATCCAACGCCTGTACGCTGGCTGAACGAACCCTGCTGTCGCAGCTTCACGGTGGGTGTTTGGCACCGATCGCCGCATTGGCTGTCATTGACAATCAAGGAATACTGCGGCTTTCTGCACGCGTGCTGTCGCTCGAGGGGACGACCTGCTTGGAATACACCACGGAGCAAGCCATCAAGACCGATGATGATTCTTGGCGCTCGACGGCGATCGAACTTGGCAAGCGAGCCAGTGCGACGCTGATTGATCAAGGCGCCCGCGAGTTGATCGAAGCCGGACGCTGA
- a CDS encoding sugar phosphate isomerase/epimerase family protein has protein sequence MPNAHHASRRQFLSTAGLIAGAGCLSSQAPTLATEAFARKGDPRFKVGLAAYSLRDYFSFMKGKAKKPVDPAKAIDMVGFLDYCVAQGFDAAELTSYFFKPDANDAYYLELKRQAFLKGVTISGTAIGNNFTRGAGDKLDQEIETAIEWIDRAATLGAPHIRFFAGTGKELDDHPERFDDAVAAMKKCAEHAAQKGVFLGIENHGNLRSDQLIALINAVDHPWVGINLDTGNFFTDDPYGDLEKCVPYAVNVQVKVSMRKPDRTKYPADIPRVGRLLKDAGYQGFVILEYEDEDPYENIPQAHQQLREALL, from the coding sequence ATGCCGAACGCCCACCATGCTTCTCGTCGTCAGTTTTTGTCTACAGCCGGTTTGATTGCCGGTGCCGGGTGCTTGTCTTCCCAAGCTCCTACGCTCGCAACAGAGGCGTTCGCTCGCAAGGGCGATCCGAGATTCAAAGTCGGATTGGCCGCCTATTCTTTACGCGACTACTTTTCTTTTATGAAGGGGAAAGCAAAGAAGCCAGTCGATCCCGCCAAGGCCATCGATATGGTTGGATTCTTGGATTACTGCGTCGCGCAAGGTTTCGATGCGGCAGAGCTCACAAGCTATTTTTTCAAGCCGGACGCCAACGACGCGTATTATCTGGAACTTAAAAGACAAGCGTTTCTGAAAGGTGTGACGATCTCAGGGACCGCGATCGGAAACAATTTCACCAGGGGAGCCGGCGACAAACTGGATCAGGAAATCGAGACCGCAATCGAATGGATTGATCGAGCCGCAACGCTTGGCGCACCACACATTCGATTCTTTGCCGGGACGGGAAAGGAGTTGGACGATCATCCCGAGCGTTTCGACGATGCTGTTGCGGCGATGAAGAAGTGTGCTGAACACGCTGCCCAAAAAGGTGTCTTCCTGGGCATTGAAAACCACGGAAACCTACGATCGGATCAATTGATCGCCTTGATCAATGCGGTCGATCATCCGTGGGTCGGAATCAATTTGGATACCGGCAATTTCTTCACCGATGATCCTTACGGTGATCTGGAAAAGTGTGTCCCCTACGCGGTCAATGTTCAGGTCAAGGTCAGCATGCGAAAACCTGATCGCACCAAATATCCGGCGGACATCCCTCGTGTGGGCAGGCTACTCAAGGACGCCGGATACCAAGGGTTTGTGATTTTGGAATACGAGGATGAAGATCCATACGAGAACATTCCGCAAGCTCATCAGCAACTCCGAGAAGCCTTGTTGTAG
- a CDS encoding protein kinase domain-containing protein translates to MSSEKSKSVSNEPADDKSAGDSSALWRLSSQDVPAAPMITDGITQEFDDAAESSASLSLMDGSSIQQDSKPSNRKEKFRIPENLPEQIGDYRIKKLIGSGGMGQVYLAEHVRMQRLVALKMLRGDRVKDAASVERFYDEVRAASRVMHPNVVTAFDAGEHETIHFLVMEYVEGMTLTRFVSKNGPLNPGLAASIIRQAALGLLHAHRNGIVHRDVKPGNLIRANDGTIKLLDLGLAQISNVLWSDDGRELGRIQDPNSYHKRKGKLVGTLAYMSPEQLEQPDEVDPRSDIYSLGAVMFFLLTGKPPYQGEYLEQVYGHRHGEVPDLMQLRDDVDLGFANILRRMMAKRLSERYGSLDEVIEDLGSYAEDSHSPAWLSEFVHRQSGLDASTLSGSSTTIGSVPVFGIDLGMTYIATAEAIPGVGIHNLSAGAEGQPLLRMSIANGDDQVLYDVDANQMRMAMPRRVVHCLPMYIGKDTVERAIAGKQCPPEVLIAMSVRRAIANSYPDDNFPKLSAVSVPASYDQFHRRSIKQACRLAGLESVRLVDRSLAAVQSLLAAADSGVCDDDEGPMDLNASETILFIGLSGQATEVALIDRDGTQLRQLATSGHWHTGTLTWQHRLVELASEAFRTLHGFDPRRKTVTASRLQMSCERALNSLLLLPDVTVSVEMDDRPYSITVSRERWLERCADLIHGIRQDMHRVCETTGVHPKKIGSAVTLGSLLKIEALRERVFKRLPEHMPIRITDRSDVARGAAACLEAELPQRSQVLVPPKSVAGQSIGIVIEDAQRRRRILPIIKRGEKLPARTNRKISIAQDRESMTLSVVESSGVRGESWHSLGRYTFEVDRQEEGKAKRTRMISFELSVDGLLTVRAQTPGTPESKRLATIPEPTLPIKDEPEWTRWMAANE, encoded by the coding sequence GTGTCATCCGAAAAATCCAAATCCGTTTCGAACGAACCTGCGGACGATAAATCTGCAGGCGATTCGTCTGCGCTTTGGCGTTTGTCTTCCCAAGACGTTCCGGCTGCTCCCATGATCACCGATGGGATCACACAGGAGTTCGACGATGCGGCCGAGTCATCAGCATCGCTTTCTCTGATGGATGGGTCTTCGATCCAGCAAGATTCCAAGCCCAGCAATCGCAAAGAAAAGTTTCGCATCCCGGAAAACCTTCCCGAACAGATCGGCGACTACCGGATCAAAAAGCTGATCGGATCCGGCGGCATGGGGCAGGTTTACCTGGCGGAACACGTTCGGATGCAGCGTCTTGTCGCGTTAAAGATGTTGCGTGGCGACCGTGTCAAAGATGCCGCCTCTGTCGAACGGTTCTATGACGAAGTCCGCGCCGCTTCGCGTGTGATGCACCCCAATGTTGTCACCGCATTCGACGCTGGCGAACACGAAACGATTCACTTTCTGGTGATGGAATACGTCGAAGGCATGACGCTGACACGGTTTGTGTCCAAGAACGGCCCGTTGAATCCTGGACTTGCCGCTTCGATCATCCGACAAGCTGCCCTGGGATTGCTGCATGCCCATCGAAACGGCATCGTGCATCGCGATGTCAAACCAGGAAACTTAATCCGCGCAAACGACGGGACCATCAAGCTTCTGGACCTGGGACTTGCCCAAATCAGCAACGTCCTTTGGTCAGATGATGGTCGTGAATTGGGACGCATCCAAGACCCCAATTCATATCACAAACGCAAAGGTAAACTTGTCGGCACGCTGGCGTACATGTCGCCGGAGCAGTTAGAACAGCCGGACGAAGTCGATCCGCGAAGCGATATCTACTCGCTTGGCGCGGTGATGTTCTTTCTGCTTACTGGCAAACCGCCGTATCAGGGCGAGTACTTGGAACAAGTCTATGGGCACCGCCACGGTGAGGTGCCTGATTTGATGCAATTGCGAGACGACGTCGATCTTGGTTTCGCAAATATCTTGCGTCGAATGATGGCCAAACGATTGAGCGAGCGTTACGGTTCGCTTGACGAAGTCATCGAAGACCTTGGTAGCTATGCCGAAGATTCCCACAGCCCCGCATGGCTTTCGGAATTCGTGCATCGTCAATCGGGATTAGATGCCTCGACACTTTCGGGAAGCTCCACCACGATCGGTTCGGTGCCCGTTTTTGGAATCGATCTCGGTATGACCTATATCGCAACCGCCGAGGCGATTCCCGGAGTCGGAATCCACAACCTATCCGCCGGGGCCGAAGGTCAACCCTTGCTGCGAATGTCCATCGCCAACGGTGATGATCAAGTTCTATACGATGTCGACGCGAACCAGATGCGGATGGCAATGCCAAGGCGAGTGGTTCATTGCTTGCCCATGTACATCGGCAAAGACACCGTCGAGCGTGCGATCGCAGGAAAACAATGTCCGCCAGAAGTATTGATCGCGATGTCCGTTCGACGCGCGATCGCCAATAGCTATCCCGATGACAACTTTCCCAAACTAAGTGCGGTTAGCGTTCCGGCAAGCTATGACCAGTTTCATCGACGCAGCATTAAACAGGCATGTCGTCTTGCCGGTCTTGAATCCGTTCGACTAGTCGATCGAAGCCTCGCTGCGGTACAGTCACTGCTGGCGGCCGCAGATAGCGGCGTCTGCGATGATGACGAAGGCCCCATGGACCTCAACGCCAGCGAAACGATCCTCTTCATCGGGCTTTCCGGACAAGCCACAGAAGTGGCACTGATCGATCGCGATGGCACCCAACTTCGCCAGTTGGCGACCTCAGGGCATTGGCACACCGGAACGTTGACCTGGCAGCATCGCCTAGTCGAACTCGCATCGGAAGCGTTTCGAACATTACATGGCTTTGACCCCCGCCGCAAAACGGTCACCGCATCGCGTTTGCAAATGTCATGCGAACGGGCGTTGAACTCGTTGCTGCTGCTTCCGGATGTTACCGTCAGCGTTGAAATGGACGATCGCCCCTACTCGATCACCGTATCGCGTGAACGTTGGCTAGAACGATGCGCGGACCTGATTCATGGGATCCGGCAAGACATGCATCGGGTTTGTGAAACGACCGGTGTCCACCCCAAGAAAATCGGATCGGCAGTCACACTTGGATCGTTGTTAAAAATTGAAGCTCTGCGCGAGCGGGTATTCAAACGACTTCCCGAGCATATGCCTATTCGCATCACGGACCGCAGTGATGTTGCCCGTGGTGCCGCCGCTTGCCTGGAAGCCGAACTGCCACAGCGATCACAGGTGCTCGTTCCCCCGAAGAGCGTTGCTGGGCAATCGATCGGAATCGTTATTGAGGACGCGCAGCGGCGTCGCAGAATCCTACCGATTATCAAACGTGGCGAGAAACTGCCCGCGCGAACGAACCGCAAGATCTCTATCGCACAAGATCGCGAATCAATGACGCTCTCGGTAGTCGAATCATCGGGCGTCCGAGGTGAATCCTGGCATTCACTGGGACGCTATACCTTCGAAGTTGATCGACAAGAGGAAGGCAAGGCGAAACGCACACGTATGATTTCGTTCGAGCTATCGGTCGATGGATTACTCACGGTTCGTGCGCAAACCCCAGGCACTCCCGAAAGCAAACGTTTGGCGACCATCCCGGAACCGACATTGCCGATCAAAGATGAACCCGAATGGACGCGATGGATGGCGGCGAACGAATGA
- a CDS encoding NAD(P)/FAD-dependent oxidoreductase, with protein sequence MNTQLEQKSTPHVVIIGGGFAGLAAAQQLKRAPVDVTLVDRRNFHLFQPLLYQVATGELSPANIASPLRAILEKHDNVEVLLDEVEEFDLESRRVQLSHSELHFDYLVVATGSTHHYFGNDHWSEFAPGLKTVEDATEIRAKILEAFEAAELEDDPNVIDELLTFVIVGGGPTGCELAGALAEVAYRTLKHEFRKIDPTQAKVILVEPSDAPLHFFPSPLPQKATRALKALGVKVMTGFHVTDVQRHSVLLTSRDGDSKETIGTRNIIWAAGVKASPLGVQLCQQAGLTAARGGRVPVTSDCSLESNDHIFVCGDLASFNDAKKGELPGLAPVASQMGHHAAKCIRADLAKQPRKTFRYFDKGSLAVIGRLHAVGSIGKFKLHGFVAWAIWLLIHLMYITRFRNRILVLVQWGWAFFNRDRSARLITGRNRMRGAATREKTHSA encoded by the coding sequence ATGAACACTCAACTGGAACAAAAATCCACTCCACACGTCGTGATTATTGGTGGTGGTTTTGCGGGGCTTGCCGCGGCACAACAACTCAAGCGGGCGCCGGTTGACGTGACACTGGTCGATCGGCGCAACTTTCATTTGTTCCAGCCGCTGCTTTATCAGGTTGCAACGGGGGAATTGTCTCCAGCCAATATCGCCAGCCCCCTGCGTGCAATTCTTGAAAAACACGACAACGTCGAAGTGTTGTTGGACGAAGTCGAAGAATTTGATTTGGAAAGCCGACGTGTCCAACTGAGCCATTCGGAGCTTCACTTTGACTATCTGGTCGTCGCGACAGGGTCGACCCACCATTATTTTGGAAACGACCACTGGTCTGAATTTGCGCCGGGCTTGAAGACAGTCGAGGACGCGACTGAAATCCGCGCCAAGATTCTGGAAGCTTTCGAAGCGGCCGAGTTGGAAGACGATCCGAATGTCATCGATGAACTGCTTACCTTTGTCATTGTTGGTGGCGGACCGACCGGATGTGAACTTGCCGGTGCGTTGGCAGAGGTCGCGTATCGGACGCTGAAGCATGAGTTTCGCAAAATCGATCCGACCCAAGCAAAGGTCATCCTGGTCGAACCCTCCGACGCACCGCTTCACTTTTTCCCGAGCCCTTTGCCACAGAAAGCAACCCGTGCGTTGAAAGCACTGGGCGTCAAAGTCATGACTGGCTTTCATGTAACTGATGTTCAACGTCATAGCGTCTTGCTTACGTCACGTGATGGTGATTCGAAGGAAACCATTGGCACACGGAATATCATTTGGGCAGCCGGAGTAAAGGCTTCACCACTGGGAGTTCAATTGTGCCAACAAGCCGGATTGACGGCTGCTCGTGGCGGACGAGTTCCGGTGACATCGGATTGCAGTTTGGAATCGAATGATCACATTTTTGTTTGCGGTGATCTGGCTTCGTTCAACGACGCTAAGAAGGGAGAACTTCCTGGCTTGGCTCCGGTCGCTAGTCAAATGGGCCATCATGCGGCGAAGTGCATCCGTGCCGATTTAGCGAAACAACCCCGCAAAACGTTCCGGTACTTTGACAAAGGCAGCTTGGCTGTCATCGGAAGGCTGCATGCTGTTGGAAGTATTGGCAAATTCAAATTGCATGGCTTTGTCGCATGGGCGATTTGGCTGCTGATCCACCTGATGTACATCACCCGGTTTCGCAACCGAATTTTGGTATTGGTCCAGTGGGGGTGGGCATTCTTTAACCGCGATCGATCGGCACGACTTATTACGGGGCGCAACCGAATGAGAGGCGCCGCAACGCGTGAGAAAACTCATTCGGCATGA
- a CDS encoding site-2 protease family protein, whose protein sequence is MNGSYRLGKFADIDVYVHWTFMLLLAWVGGSAIWGGATFAAAIVNVTLVICVFACVLAHEYGHALAARRYGIPTHDITLLPIGGVARLREIPERPREELVVAIAGPAVNVVIATFLAGVLAFLGSPMVPESMLAGTGGAIPFLQSLMSINVMLVLFNLIPAFPMDGGRMLRALLAMKLNRIRATDIAATVGQVLSFGLGFMGLFGNPFLILIAVFVFFGARAEAQHVRSTTLVSDLPVRAAMIAHMQTAQGDDHLQHLRDLLLDGSQQDFPVLDEHGDPVGLIYRNDIVNGLQRGMQHARVHTMMHPLDEVSMAPSDSLRSAMVRLQDAEVPALLVINGGRLVGLLTRENIAELLIFRETDPEFVPPVAFRRESMVH, encoded by the coding sequence ATGAATGGTTCATACCGGCTTGGGAAGTTCGCTGATATCGACGTTTACGTCCACTGGACGTTCATGCTGTTACTCGCATGGGTTGGTGGATCCGCAATCTGGGGTGGGGCTACATTTGCCGCTGCGATCGTTAACGTGACACTCGTCATTTGTGTGTTCGCGTGCGTCTTGGCCCACGAATACGGGCATGCGCTCGCAGCCCGACGTTATGGGATCCCCACTCACGATATCACCCTACTGCCCATTGGCGGGGTCGCGCGATTGCGTGAGATCCCCGAGCGTCCACGTGAGGAGCTTGTGGTGGCAATCGCTGGCCCAGCGGTCAACGTTGTCATCGCGACATTTCTCGCAGGTGTGCTCGCATTCTTAGGAAGTCCGATGGTTCCGGAGTCGATGTTGGCCGGAACCGGAGGTGCGATTCCATTTCTGCAAAGCCTGATGTCGATCAACGTCATGCTTGTGCTGTTCAACTTGATTCCCGCTTTCCCGATGGACGGCGGTCGCATGCTACGCGCACTGCTAGCGATGAAGTTGAATCGAATCCGTGCGACGGATATTGCCGCAACCGTTGGGCAAGTACTTTCGTTCGGACTTGGGTTTATGGGCCTGTTCGGAAATCCGTTTCTGATCTTGATTGCTGTTTTTGTATTCTTCGGGGCTCGTGCTGAGGCACAGCATGTTCGTTCGACAACATTGGTTAGCGATCTACCAGTTCGCGCCGCAATGATCGCGCACATGCAGACTGCTCAAGGTGATGACCATCTTCAGCATTTGCGAGACCTGTTATTGGACGGTTCACAACAAGACTTCCCCGTTCTAGACGAGCATGGTGATCCGGTCGGGCTGATCTATCGCAATGACATTGTCAACGGATTGCAGCGAGGAATGCAGCATGCCCGAGTTCACACCATGATGCACCCACTCGATGAAGTTTCGATGGCACCATCGGACTCATTGCGCTCCGCTATGGTACGATTGCAGGATGCCGAAGTTCCCGCCTTGCTGGTAATCAACGGTGGTCGGTTGGTCGGATTGTTAACTCGCGAAAACATCGCGGAGCTGCTGATCTTTCGCGAAACTGATCCGGAGTTCGTCCCACCAGTAGCATTCCGTCGCGAGTCGATGGTGCATTAG